The following DNA comes from Mesorhizobium sp. B2-1-8.
TCATCGCGCTAAGCAGCACGATTCGCCAGCACTGCGTGCAGAGCCTCGGGCTTAAGGTGCGTGTACCGTTTTAGCATTTTCCAGTCCTTGTGCCCCGTTACCAGAGCTACCTGTTCAATTGTGAATCCAGCTTCGAAAAGACGGCTCGTGCCTTCGTGACGCAAGTCATGAAAATGAAGGTCGTGGATGTTCAGCTCTGCGCACCCTCGACGGAAGGCAGTGCCTACTGACTTATGATTAAATGGGAAAATTCGATCATCGTCATTGCTGCGCCTTCCCCGCTGCTCCTCGACAATGGCCCATGCATCGTATCCAGATGCCGCAAACAGCGGTATGCGCTGATTGTTGCCATTTTTGTTTCGCGGATCTTTACGGTCACGGATGAGGAGCATGCGCGAGCGAGATTCCAAGTCGGACCAACGCACCTTGCAGATTTCTTCCTGGCGCATCGCGGTTGCGACGGCGAACCGAATGATCTGGCTAATCGGTGCAATTTGGCGAGGGTTTGCGTCGAAATGATCAATTAGCTTGTCGAGTTCTTCCTGTGTCGGTCGTCTATCGCGCTGCTGGCCTTTGCCAACGAGACCGAGCCTCGTTAGGGCGACGCGCGCGAAATCAACCGGTTCGACCTTGACGGGCAGGCCGTGGACCGCAGCGGCGTGTGTCAGAACAAGTTTCACAAAGCCGATGTCGATACCGACGGTCATCGGTCCGGCACCCTGGGCGGCCCGGTCGCGACCAAAACGAATGAGCCGTTCGCGATCGAGCGCTGCGAGGTTGCACTTCCCCAGATGCCGTCGGAGCATATCGAGGGCAGCGGCCTTGGAGCGGCGAGGGGACTTGCCTACATCGCACATGTCGTCGATATGAAGGTCAATGAGATCGCCGAACGTTTTCAGGCGCGCTATACGGGACTTGGTCGGCGTCTCACCGCGATCGACTTGGCGCTCGGTTTCGGTCGCCCAGCGCCGTGCGTCGTCTCGGCGCAGGAAGGTCTCGCTGACGTAGCGACCTTTGCGACGAACCTGCACGCGCCAGGAACCGGATGAGAGTTTTGTGTAGGTGGCCATTTTTTCGTGTGCGCTCCGTGTGCACTGAGAGATCAAAACGTGGCGAAAAGGGTCGTATTCCGGCGTAAATTCGTGTGCACTCGGCAGGTTCTAACGATTTGATGTTAAATAAATAATGCTGAAAAATCAAGATCATAGAGTGGCCGTGGCCCCGATGATGGACTGGACGGACCGGCATTGCCGGTTCTTCCATCGCCGGCTGACGGCACATGCCCTGCTTTACACCGAAATGGTGGTTGCCGACGCGATCATCCATGGCGCGCGCGAGCGGCTGCTTGGCTTCGATGAGGTGGAACATCCAGTCGCCCTGCAACTTGGCGGCTCGGACCCCGCAAAACTTGCCGAAGCAGCGTGCATTGGCGAGGCCTTCGGTTATGACGAGATCAATCTCAATGTCGGCTGCCCGTCCGACCGCGTCCAGTCCGGCACGTTTGGCGCCTGCCTGATGAAAGTGCCCGACCTTGTCGCCGATTGCGTCGCCGCGATGAAAGCGGCGGTGACGGTGCCGGTCACGGTCAAATGCCGGATCGGGGTCGACGAACAGGATCCGGAGCCGGCGCTCGATGCGCTGGCGAATGGGGTTTTCGATGCCGGCGCCGATGCCTTGTGGGTGCATGCACGCAAGGCGTGGCTGGAAGGTCTGAGCCCCAAGGAAAACCGCGACATCCCGCCGCTCGACTATAACAGGGTCTATCGGCTGAAGGCCGGAAAACAGAGCAAATTCATCGGCATCAATGGCGGTATTCAGTCGCTTGAAGAGGCGCGGATGCATCTCGATCAGGTCGACGGCGCCATGCTCGGCCGCGCTGCCTACCACACGCCAGGCATTCTGTCCGGTGTTGACGCCGCCTTCTACGGAGCGCGGCTGGAAGCGTTCGATTTCGCGGCGCTGATCGATGCGATGGCGGACTACGCGGGGCGCCACATCGAACGGGGCGGGCGGCTCGGCCATGTCACCCGCCATATGGTCGGGCTGTTTCACGGGCTGCCCGGCGCGCGCCGCTACCGCCAGATTCTGTCCACCGACGCGACCCGGCCCGGAGCCGGGCCTGACGTGATGAAGACGGCTTTCGCGGCTGTCGAATTCGGTGGAGCGGCCGCCGAAGCGGCCTGACCTTACAGCATGTCGCGGCGAATAGGATTCGCCTGACTGCTGTAAGACTCTGATTTTATGCATGTCGTTATCCCGGAACCGAGGACACTTCCGGGCGACATGCGTTAGTCCCTGAGGATCATACGGTCGCCGCGCACGTCGAAGCCCGACAGCGAACCGATGAAGTTCATGCCGAGCAGGCTTTGGCTCAGCATGCCGGGAGCGGCGACCATCACCGACATATCCTTGCGCACGATGCCGCCGATCGCCACCTCGTCTGTCTTGACCGCAGCGGCGCGCGCGATGCCGTTGGCTGTCGAAACCGGTATTGTGTAGTTGAGCGCCGCCGGATTGAAGCCGGCGGCTTGCGCGTCTTCCGAAGTCAGGACCGTGCTGGTCGCGCCGGTGTCGACAACGGCCCGCACCGGATTGCCATTGACCAGGATGCGCGCCTCGAAGTGACCGTTGTCGGCCTTGTCGAGGGTCACGGTGGCGTGGCCGTCTTCGACGCCGAGCGCCAGCGGGCTGCCGGGAACGAGCCCTGCGGTCACCCGGCTGGCGACGTCCTGCAGTTCGTAGCGATATTGATAACCGGCGATCAGCGCGAGCACGATGGCAGCCCAGGTGCCGAGGTTGCGGGCCACCACTCCTAGCGGAGCCGACCGCAGCAAGCCGGCGCCGATAAGGGCACCGAAAGCCCCAAGCCAGATCAACCGGCCAAAATCGTAATTCTCGACGCCGAGCGTGCTGCCGGCGGAATCGTTGAGCATGAGAAGCGCTACCCCCACACCGATCACCGCCATCACAGTCCAGAATAGCCGGCTGCTCATCCGTCCTCGCTAGGGTGCGTCGCGTTCACGCGCCATGCGGGTGCGGCGCGTTTCCCGGCGCGGCCGGCGCTCGACGGTTTCCAGCCGGGCCGGCAGTTCGGCCATCACGCTGCGGCGTATGTCCGGCGTCATCCCCATCCAGGCGCCGATCTCCTCGCGCGTGCGGCCGCAACCGAAGCAGAATCCGGTTTTCATATCGATCGAACAGACCAGGATGCAGGGAGATTCGATGGCCGTCATGACTTTCTCTCGAGGGACCCGGTCCGGAATCCGCTCTTCCACCTCCACATGGTGCAACGGCAAAGCCAATGCAAGCCCTCGCGATAGCGCCTTCCGTGGCCGCCTTTGCGGCAAATCAGGACAGACGATCGAGGAGGTTGTGCCGACCGCGCAAGGCAGCTATGCCGCTCCTCTGATCCAGGAACGATTGTTCGCGACATGACCAGTGCACTGCCTTTCGACGATTTCCGCAACCTGCTGGACAATTTGCCGGCTGCCGACCTCAAAGCCGAGGCACGCGTGCGCACGCTGTTCGCCAAGGCCGACAAGCCGGAGAATTCGCTTGGTCGCGTCGAGGACATCGCCGCGTGGCTCGCGGCATGGAGCGGTCGCGCTCCGCCTGCCGTGACCAGGCCCTTGATGGCTGTCTTTGCCGGCAACCATGGCGTTGTCAGGCATGGCATTTCGCCGAGGCCCGTGGCGGCGACCGCCAACGCGGTCGAGCTTTGCGCCGCCGGCGGTGCGGCGATCAACCAGATCTGCATTGCCAACGACCTCGGTCTGAAGGTGTTCGATCTTGCCCTGCACATCCCGACCGGCGACATCACCGAGGAAGCCGCGCTCGATGAGCGCGGTTGCGCCGCCACCATGGCCTTCGGCATGGAGGCGATAGCCGGCGGCACCGACCTGCTTTGCCTCGGCGATCTCGGCGTCGGCAACTCCACCGTGGCCGCCGCGCTGTTCGCCGCGCTGTTCGGGGACAGGGGTGCCGACTGGGTTGGCCCGGGATCCGGCGCCGATGCGGCGATGCAGGTCCGCAAGGCGGAAATGGTCGATGCGGCGCTGGCGCTTCACGGCCACCATCTCGAAGACCCGCTAGAGGTGCTGCGCCGGGTCGGCGGCCGCGAGTTCGCGGCGATAGCCGGTGCAATCCTTGCCGCGCGGATGCAGCAGATACCGGTACTGCTCGATGGCTTCGCGGCAACGGCGGCCGCGGCGGTGCTGCATGCGGCGAATTCCGCAGTGTTGGACCATTGTCTTCTCGCCAGCCTGTCGCCCGAGCCCGCGCATGCAAGGGCCGCCGAGCACCTCGGATTGCGTCCGCTGCTCGACCTGGGCATCGGCCACGGCGAAGGTGCGGGAGCAGCCCTGGCA
Coding sequences within:
- a CDS encoding TIGR02281 family clan AA aspartic protease, which gives rise to MSSRLFWTVMAVIGVGVALLMLNDSAGSTLGVENYDFGRLIWLGAFGALIGAGLLRSAPLGVVARNLGTWAAIVLALIAGYQYRYELQDVASRVTAGLVPGSPLALGVEDGHATVTLDKADNGHFEARILVNGNPVRAVVDTGATSTVLTSEDAQAAGFNPAALNYTIPVSTANGIARAAAVKTDEVAIGGIVRKDMSVMVAAPGMLSQSLLGMNFIGSLSGFDVRGDRMILRD
- the dusA gene encoding tRNA dihydrouridine(20/20a) synthase DusA, with the translated sequence MLKNQDHRVAVAPMMDWTDRHCRFFHRRLTAHALLYTEMVVADAIIHGARERLLGFDEVEHPVALQLGGSDPAKLAEAACIGEAFGYDEINLNVGCPSDRVQSGTFGACLMKVPDLVADCVAAMKAAVTVPVTVKCRIGVDEQDPEPALDALANGVFDAGADALWVHARKAWLEGLSPKENRDIPPLDYNRVYRLKAGKQSKFIGINGGIQSLEEARMHLDQVDGAMLGRAAYHTPGILSGVDAAFYGARLEAFDFAALIDAMADYAGRHIERGGRLGHVTRHMVGLFHGLPGARRYRQILSTDATRPGAGPDVMKTAFAAVEFGGAAAEAA
- a CDS encoding nicotinate-nucleotide--dimethylbenzimidazole phosphoribosyltransferase encodes the protein MTSALPFDDFRNLLDNLPAADLKAEARVRTLFAKADKPENSLGRVEDIAAWLAAWSGRAPPAVTRPLMAVFAGNHGVVRHGISPRPVAATANAVELCAAGGAAINQICIANDLGLKVFDLALHIPTGDITEEAALDERGCAATMAFGMEAIAGGTDLLCLGDLGVGNSTVAAALFAALFGDRGADWVGPGSGADAAMQVRKAEMVDAALALHGHHLEDPLEVLRRVGGREFAAIAGAILAARMQQIPVLLDGFAATAAAAVLHAANSAVLDHCLLASLSPEPAHARAAEHLGLRPLLDLGIGHGEGAGAALAAGLVKAAALTSSGMAAAVRG
- a CDS encoding tyrosine-type recombinase/integrase, with the protein product MATYTKLSSGSWRVQVRRKGRYVSETFLRRDDARRWATETERQVDRGETPTKSRIARLKTFGDLIDLHIDDMCDVGKSPRRSKAAALDMLRRHLGKCNLAALDRERLIRFGRDRAAQGAGPMTVGIDIGFVKLVLTHAAAVHGLPVKVEPVDFARVALTRLGLVGKGQQRDRRPTQEELDKLIDHFDANPRQIAPISQIIRFAVATAMRQEEICKVRWSDLESRSRMLLIRDRKDPRNKNGNNQRIPLFAASGYDAWAIVEEQRGRRSNDDDRIFPFNHKSVGTAFRRGCAELNIHDLHFHDLRHEGTSRLFEAGFTIEQVALVTGHKDWKMLKRYTHLKPEALHAVLANRAA
- a CDS encoding DUF1289 domain-containing protein, with amino-acid sequence MTAIESPCILVCSIDMKTGFCFGCGRTREEIGAWMGMTPDIRRSVMAELPARLETVERRPRRETRRTRMARERDAP